A window of Sander vitreus isolate 19-12246 chromosome 18, sanVit1, whole genome shotgun sequence contains these coding sequences:
- the gata4 gene encoding transcription factor GATA-4, protein MYQGIMTTNHGPSSYEAGFLHNASAGTSPVYVPTTRVVTPMIPALPYLQTPGASQQSSPVSSHSAWAQPCSDSVPSYNHSPASPRFAFSTSPPLSSGVATVRETASYSGPLNISANGREHYGARSLSGPYHSPYPTYISPNVGGTWPASPFDSPVIHGLQTGAPHGTTRHPNIDLFDDFAEGRECVNCGAMSTPLWRRDGTGHYLCNACGLYHKMNGINRPLIKPQRRLSASRRVGLSCTNCHTTTTTLWRRNAEGEPVCNACGLYMKLHGVPRPLAMKKEGIQTRKRKPKNLNKSQTGTPGSEGTPVTPSSTPRASNTTEEPRQIKTEPDTHSLYTQHSAHAQISALPAYMTTQSGTIPLKMSPGGHGGSSGSKAEPWNNLILA, encoded by the exons ATGTATCAGGGCATAATGACAACCAACCACGGACCTTCTTCCTATGAGGCCGGATTTCTGCACAACGCCTCGGCGGGCACCTCTCCGGTTTATGTGCCCACTACCCGGGTCGTCACCCCCATGATCCCGGCGCTGCCCTACCTCCAGACGCCCGGTGCGTCGCAGCAGAGCAGCCCCGTGTCGAGCCACTCTGCCTGGGCTCAGCCATGCTCCGACTCGGTGCCCTCGTACAACCACTCCCCGGCGTCTCCGCGCTTCGCCTTCTCCACCAGCCCGCCTCTGTCCTCCGGGGTGGCCACTGTCCGGGAGACGGCTTCTTACAGCGGCCCGTTAAACATCTCTGCCAACGGGAGGGAGCACTACGGCGCGCGGAGCCTCAGCGGGCCGTATCACAGCCCCTACCCGACCTACATAAGCCCGAACGTGGGTGGAACTTGGCCGGCGTCCCCCTTTGATAGCCCGGTCATCCACGGTCTCCAAACCGGCGCTCCTCATGGCACAACACGGCATCCAAACATAG ACCTGTTTGATGACTTTGCTGAGGGGCGAGAGTGTGTGAACTGCGGGGCGATGTCGACCCCCCTCTGGAGGCGGGATGGTACCGGCCACTACCTGTGCAATGCCTGCGGACTGTACCACAAGATGAACGGCATCAACAGACCTCTCATCAAACCTCAAAGACGACTG TCTGCCTCGAGGAGGGTGGGCCTGTCCTGCACCAACTGTcacaccaccactaccaccctGTGGCGACGAAACGCAGAGGGAGAGCCGGTCTGCAATGCCTGTGGCCTCTACATGAAACTCCAcggg GTACCTCGACCCCTGGCTATGAAGAAAGAGGGGATCCAGACCCGTAAACGCAAACCCAAGAACCTCAACAAGTCCCAAACTG GGACCCCAGGCAGTGAGGGCACTCCGGTCACGCCAAGCAGCACTCCCCGGGCCTCCAACACCACAGAGGAGCCTCGCCAGATAAAGACGGAGCCGGACACTCACAGCTTGTACACACAACACAGTGCACATGCACAG ATTTCAGCCTTGCCAGCCTACATGACAACTCAAAGTGGGACCATTCCTCTCAAGATGTCCCCTGGGGGCCACGGTGGGTCTTCTGGCTCCAAAGCTGAGCCCTGGAACAACCTAATCTTGGCCTAG
- the LOC144533516 gene encoding uncharacterized protein LOC144533516 isoform X3, which translates to MELTTLSLFRLSRKRSLLNGYEKEPPLYTKKCLASLKTLLDRYETDRATEHAKLKTSWGRPRTPEACVNGRSQLLTDTESFFHQVSSWADTQYSVKKVLEHLKFRQVATDILLNDSVNKKFMEFRRDITEECGAEDKQHSWAVIEKQEEVVMYGPYYPNYKNGEHSEDIIIKQTQALLESETVSEDWKVYVFTRNSPCLARNTDPCMLNLVQKAEEWWSVYGVKTHIGYVKSWGFKGAKENLFRDINYSQVDCINQAEDHENYVKAAEKADLNPLCENLFSDVKYLQRSARFSLINSVQESDWKSYFKSMHSIFESKPEEEKKICTQEANTAIEAAQVLLSEKSGSFEEYLDKGGAFAFDYTFSSQVSDVIQDQMRLTFQQCWKEMVQDKYAEIIREKLTEDFNQCAVQLFIKDIIKFTKEYLEIGRMQFSEEAPQVVRQLNSLPR; encoded by the exons ATGGAACTTACCAC TCTGTCTCTATTCAGGTTAAGTCGTAAACGGTCTCTGTTAAATGGATATGAAAAGGAGCCTCCACTGTACACAAAGAAATGTTTGGCCAGTCTGAAAACTCTGCTGGACAGATATGAGACTGACAGAGCCACAGAGCATGCCAAACTGAA GACGAGCTGGGGTCGGCCCCGCACACCTGAAGCCTGTGTGAATGGACGGTCACAACTCCTGACGGACACTGAGAGCTTCTTCCACCAGGTATCATCCTGGGCTGACACACAATACTCTGTGAAGAAAGTATTGGAGCATCTCAAGTTCAGACAAGTTGCCACTGACATCTTACTCAATGATTCAGTTAACAAGAAATTCATGGAGTTTCGCCGTGACATCACTGAGGAATGTGGTGCAGAAGATAAGCAGCATTCATGGGCCGTTATTGAGAAACAGGAGGAGGTCGTCATGTATGGACCTTATTATCCTAATTACAAAAACGGAGAACACAGCGAGGACATCATTATAAAACAAACCCAGGCACTTCTGGAGTCAGAGACTGTCTCAGAGGATTGGAAGGTGTACGTTTTCACCAGGAACAGCCCGTGTTTGGCTAGAAACACAGATCCATGCATGCTGAACCTGGTTCAGAAAGCTGAGGAGTGGTGGAGCGTGTATGGAGTAAAGACTCATATTGGTTATGTGAAAAGCTGGGGCTTCAAAGGAGCCAAAGAAAATCTGTTCAGGGATATTAACTACAGCCAAGTGGACTGTATCAATCAGGCTGAGGACCATGAGAACTACGTCAAAGCAGCTGAAAAGGCAGATCTTAATCCTTTATGTGAAAATCTGTTTTCTGATGTGAAATACCTTCAGAGATCTGCAAGGTTCTCTTTGATAAACAGTGTGCAGGAGTCGGACTGGAAGAGTTACTTCAAAAGTATGCATAGCATTTTTGAAAGCAAAccagaagaggagaagaaaatcTGCACACAGGAGGCGAACACTGCAATCGAAGCTGCACAAGTTCTGCTTTCAGAAAAAAGTGGAAGCTTTGAGGAATATTTAGACAAGGGAGGTGCATTTGCTTTTGATTACACTTTTAGCTCACAAGTATCTGACGTCATCCAGGATCAAATGAGACTCACATTTCAACAGTGTTGGAAGGAGATGGTGCAGGACAAATATGCCGAGATCATCAGGGAGAAGCTGACTGAAGACTTCAATCAATGTGCCGTCCAGCTTTTTATCAAAGATATTATAAAGTTCACAAAAGAATACTTAGAAATTGGAAGGATGCAGTTTTCAGAAGAAGCCCCACAAGTTGTCCGACAACTAAACTCTTTGCCAAGATGA
- the LOC144533516 gene encoding uncharacterized protein LOC144533516 isoform X1, whose protein sequence is MELTTLSLFRLSRKRSLLNGYEKEPPLYTKKCLASLKTLLDRYETDRATEHAKLNQTLCSRTSWGRPRTPEACVNGRSQLLTDTESFFHQVSSWADTQYSVKKVLEHLKFRQVATDILLNDSVNKKFMEFRRDITEECGAEDKQHSWAVIEKQEEVVMYGPYYPNYKNGEHSEDIIIKQTQALLESETVSEDWKVYVFTRNSPCLARNTDPCMLNLVQKAEEWWSVYGVKTHIGYVKSWGFKGAKENLFRDINYSQVDCINQAEDHENYVKAAEKADLNPLCENLFSDVKYLQRSARFSLINSVQESDWKSYFKSMHSIFESKPEEEKKICTQEANTAIEAAQVLLSEKSGSFEEYLDKGGAFAFDYTFSSQVSDVIQDQMRLTFQQCWKEMVQDKYAEIIREKLTEDFNQCAVQLFIKDIIKFTKEYLEIGRMQFSEEAPQVVRQLNSLPR, encoded by the exons ATGGAACTTACCAC TCTGTCTCTATTCAGGTTAAGTCGTAAACGGTCTCTGTTAAATGGATATGAAAAGGAGCCTCCACTGTACACAAAGAAATGTTTGGCCAGTCTGAAAACTCTGCTGGACAGATATGAGACTGACAGAGCCACAGAGCATGCCAAACTGAA cCAAACTTTGTGTTCCAGGACGAGCTGGGGTCGGCCCCGCACACCTGAAGCCTGTGTGAATGGACGGTCACAACTCCTGACGGACACTGAGAGCTTCTTCCACCAGGTATCATCCTGGGCTGACACACAATACTCTGTGAAGAAAGTATTGGAGCATCTCAAGTTCAGACAAGTTGCCACTGACATCTTACTCAATGATTCAGTTAACAAGAAATTCATGGAGTTTCGCCGTGACATCACTGAGGAATGTGGTGCAGAAGATAAGCAGCATTCATGGGCCGTTATTGAGAAACAGGAGGAGGTCGTCATGTATGGACCTTATTATCCTAATTACAAAAACGGAGAACACAGCGAGGACATCATTATAAAACAAACCCAGGCACTTCTGGAGTCAGAGACTGTCTCAGAGGATTGGAAGGTGTACGTTTTCACCAGGAACAGCCCGTGTTTGGCTAGAAACACAGATCCATGCATGCTGAACCTGGTTCAGAAAGCTGAGGAGTGGTGGAGCGTGTATGGAGTAAAGACTCATATTGGTTATGTGAAAAGCTGGGGCTTCAAAGGAGCCAAAGAAAATCTGTTCAGGGATATTAACTACAGCCAAGTGGACTGTATCAATCAGGCTGAGGACCATGAGAACTACGTCAAAGCAGCTGAAAAGGCAGATCTTAATCCTTTATGTGAAAATCTGTTTTCTGATGTGAAATACCTTCAGAGATCTGCAAGGTTCTCTTTGATAAACAGTGTGCAGGAGTCGGACTGGAAGAGTTACTTCAAAAGTATGCATAGCATTTTTGAAAGCAAAccagaagaggagaagaaaatcTGCACACAGGAGGCGAACACTGCAATCGAAGCTGCACAAGTTCTGCTTTCAGAAAAAAGTGGAAGCTTTGAGGAATATTTAGACAAGGGAGGTGCATTTGCTTTTGATTACACTTTTAGCTCACAAGTATCTGACGTCATCCAGGATCAAATGAGACTCACATTTCAACAGTGTTGGAAGGAGATGGTGCAGGACAAATATGCCGAGATCATCAGGGAGAAGCTGACTGAAGACTTCAATCAATGTGCCGTCCAGCTTTTTATCAAAGATATTATAAAGTTCACAAAAGAATACTTAGAAATTGGAAGGATGCAGTTTTCAGAAGAAGCCCCACAAGTTGTCCGACAACTAAACTCTTTGCCAAGATGA
- the LOC144533516 gene encoding uncharacterized protein LOC144533516 isoform X2 has protein sequence MELTTLSRKRSLLNGYEKEPPLYTKKCLASLKTLLDRYETDRATEHAKLNQTLCSRTSWGRPRTPEACVNGRSQLLTDTESFFHQVSSWADTQYSVKKVLEHLKFRQVATDILLNDSVNKKFMEFRRDITEECGAEDKQHSWAVIEKQEEVVMYGPYYPNYKNGEHSEDIIIKQTQALLESETVSEDWKVYVFTRNSPCLARNTDPCMLNLVQKAEEWWSVYGVKTHIGYVKSWGFKGAKENLFRDINYSQVDCINQAEDHENYVKAAEKADLNPLCENLFSDVKYLQRSARFSLINSVQESDWKSYFKSMHSIFESKPEEEKKICTQEANTAIEAAQVLLSEKSGSFEEYLDKGGAFAFDYTFSSQVSDVIQDQMRLTFQQCWKEMVQDKYAEIIREKLTEDFNQCAVQLFIKDIIKFTKEYLEIGRMQFSEEAPQVVRQLNSLPR, from the exons ATGGAACTTACCAC GTTAAGTCGTAAACGGTCTCTGTTAAATGGATATGAAAAGGAGCCTCCACTGTACACAAAGAAATGTTTGGCCAGTCTGAAAACTCTGCTGGACAGATATGAGACTGACAGAGCCACAGAGCATGCCAAACTGAA cCAAACTTTGTGTTCCAGGACGAGCTGGGGTCGGCCCCGCACACCTGAAGCCTGTGTGAATGGACGGTCACAACTCCTGACGGACACTGAGAGCTTCTTCCACCAGGTATCATCCTGGGCTGACACACAATACTCTGTGAAGAAAGTATTGGAGCATCTCAAGTTCAGACAAGTTGCCACTGACATCTTACTCAATGATTCAGTTAACAAGAAATTCATGGAGTTTCGCCGTGACATCACTGAGGAATGTGGTGCAGAAGATAAGCAGCATTCATGGGCCGTTATTGAGAAACAGGAGGAGGTCGTCATGTATGGACCTTATTATCCTAATTACAAAAACGGAGAACACAGCGAGGACATCATTATAAAACAAACCCAGGCACTTCTGGAGTCAGAGACTGTCTCAGAGGATTGGAAGGTGTACGTTTTCACCAGGAACAGCCCGTGTTTGGCTAGAAACACAGATCCATGCATGCTGAACCTGGTTCAGAAAGCTGAGGAGTGGTGGAGCGTGTATGGAGTAAAGACTCATATTGGTTATGTGAAAAGCTGGGGCTTCAAAGGAGCCAAAGAAAATCTGTTCAGGGATATTAACTACAGCCAAGTGGACTGTATCAATCAGGCTGAGGACCATGAGAACTACGTCAAAGCAGCTGAAAAGGCAGATCTTAATCCTTTATGTGAAAATCTGTTTTCTGATGTGAAATACCTTCAGAGATCTGCAAGGTTCTCTTTGATAAACAGTGTGCAGGAGTCGGACTGGAAGAGTTACTTCAAAAGTATGCATAGCATTTTTGAAAGCAAAccagaagaggagaagaaaatcTGCACACAGGAGGCGAACACTGCAATCGAAGCTGCACAAGTTCTGCTTTCAGAAAAAAGTGGAAGCTTTGAGGAATATTTAGACAAGGGAGGTGCATTTGCTTTTGATTACACTTTTAGCTCACAAGTATCTGACGTCATCCAGGATCAAATGAGACTCACATTTCAACAGTGTTGGAAGGAGATGGTGCAGGACAAATATGCCGAGATCATCAGGGAGAAGCTGACTGAAGACTTCAATCAATGTGCCGTCCAGCTTTTTATCAAAGATATTATAAAGTTCACAAAAGAATACTTAGAAATTGGAAGGATGCAGTTTTCAGAAGAAGCCCCACAAGTTGTCCGACAACTAAACTCTTTGCCAAGATGA